A section of the Gemmatimonas aurantiaca genome encodes:
- a CDS encoding NAD(P)-binding domain-containing protein, with amino-acid sequence MTGTHDMQHPKPDLKQQLLDRVADRSAVIGVIGLGYVGLPLAMEFVAAGFRVIGYDVSARVVDALMAGQSHIQ; translated from the coding sequence ATGACGGGGACGCATGACATGCAGCATCCGAAGCCGGATCTGAAGCAGCAACTGCTCGATCGGGTGGCCGACCGTTCGGCGGTCATCGGGGTGATCGGGCTGGGGTATGTGGGCCTGCCGCTGGCGATGGAGTTCGTGGCGGCCGGGTTCCGGGTGATTGGCTACGACGTGAGCGCGCGGGTGGTGGACGCGCTGATGGCGGGGCAGTCGCACATCCAG